From one Lolium rigidum isolate FL_2022 chromosome 4, APGP_CSIRO_Lrig_0.1, whole genome shotgun sequence genomic stretch:
- the LOC124705870 gene encoding hydroquinone glucosyltransferase-like — protein MGHLIPFAELARRLVADHDLGATLLFAAATDTPSEQYASVAASVPDGVNLVALPAPPALPSTAPVRERATHAAVSSVPHVREIARSLTSTAPLAALVVDMVSVPARDVATELGVPCYMFFTSPWMLLSLFLHLPEIDAGLVGEYRDATEPIRLPGCVPIHAHDLPGSMLVDRSSDTFGSFLSLAKEASRVDGILVNTFSALEPVVGDGTDGVTELPVHAVGPLVWTRPAGVNRDHSRVIRWLDQQPRGSVVYLSFGSGGTLTWRQTTELALALEMTGCRFLWVVNRPDEDTASGAFFGTRPEEDVDDDALGFLPRGFVERTSELGLVLPSWAPQTAILAHASVGCFVTHCGWNSSLESILNGVPMVAWPLYAEQKMNAAMLEVQDGVAVRVHADAHGFFSKEEIAGVIRRVMDGEEGACMRRCASELKDKAEQALTEEGGSSALALGHVAGTWRSSCT, from the coding sequence ATGGGCCACCTCATCCCTTTCGCCGAGCTGGCGCGCCGGCTCGTCGCCGACCACGATCTGGGCGCCACGCTCCTCTTTGCCGCGGCCACGGACACCCCCTCGGAGCAGTACGCCTCCGTGGCCGCGTCCGTCCCCGACGGCGTCAACCTGGTCGCGCTGCCCGCACCACCGGCCCTGCCGTCCACAGCCCCCGTGCGCGAACGCGCAACGCACGCCGCTGTCTCCAGCGTCCCGCACGTCCGGGAGATCGCCCGGTCGCTAACCTCAACCGCGCCgctcgccgcgctcgtggtggacATGGTCAGCGTGCCGGCGCGCGACGTCGCCACGGAGCTCGGCGTCCCCTGCTACATGTTCTTCACCTCGCCGTGGATGCTGCTGTCGCTGTTCCTGCACCTCCCGGAGATCGACGCGGGGCTCGTCGGGGAGTACAGGGACGCGACGGAGCCGATCCGGCTGCCGGGCTGCGTGCCGATCCACGCGCACGACCTCCCTGGATCTATGCTCGTCGACCGGAGCAGCGACACGTTCGGAAGCTTCCTGTCCTTGGCCAAGGAAGCCTCGAGAGTCGATGGGATCCTGGTGAACACGTTCAGCGCGCTGGAACCCGTGGTGGGCGACGGCACGGACGGCGTGACGGAGCTACCGGTGCACGCGGTTGGGCCGTTGGTCTGGACCAGGCCGGCCGGCGTGAACCGCGACCACTCGCGCGTCATCCGATGGCTGGACCAGCAGCCACGCGGATCCGTGGTGTATCTGTCGTTCGGGAGCGGTGGCACGCTCACGTGGCGCCAGACCACCGAGCTAGCGCTCGCCCTGGAGATGACTGGCTGTCGCTTCCTATGGGTCGTCAACAGGCCAGACGAAGACACGGCGAGCGGCGCTTTCTTCGGAACACGGCCAGAAGAAGATGTCGACGACGACGCGCTCGGCTTCTTGCCGAGGGGCTTCGTCGAGAGGACGTCGGAACTCGGGCTAGTCCTCCCGTCGTGGGCGCCGCAGACGGCGATCCTCGCGCACGCCTCCGTCGGCTGCTTCGTCacgcactgcgggtggaactccaGTCTCGAGAGCATCCTCAATGGCGTGCCCATGGTCGCTTGGCCGCTCTACGCGGAGCAGAAGATGAACGCCGCCATGCTGGAGGTCCAGGACGGGGTGGCCGTCCGCGTCCACGCTGATGCCCATGGGTTCTTCAGCAAAGAAGAGATCGCCGGCGTGATCCGACGTGTTATGGATGGGGAAGAAGGAGCGTGCATGAGGAGGTGTGCTAGCGAGTTAAAAGACAAAGCGGAACAGGCTCTAACCGAAGAAGGTGGTTCTTCAGCTCTTGCATTAGGGCATGTCGCAGGTACCTGGAGATCTTCTTGTACGTAA